The Armatimonadota bacterium genome includes a window with the following:
- a CDS encoding plastocyanin/azurin family copper-binding protein yields MGQGGRVLAGVAVAALVLVAGPRVGAQARTWTVIVGGMTQDGSVWSNAFHPRVVDITAGDTVEWRFEGFHNVAFAGGGQLPPLVVTEGKAAYINPQVAFPVGPAEYDGQGYRNSGVPPEDPKAWAGYRYRLRFTRPGTYVYTCIVHGPAMSGVVRVHPEGTVLPRDPAAVLRQGRQEQRATLQAGRQALSRLRTEVRGNGEVRVSLVGNAQGGYSLMRFTRAPLVVQRGTTVTWEMRDPFEIHAVTFVGSEKVPPFVVPQPQASGPPKLLLNPRVAAPTPQKEYAGSGYVNSGILVPLGAPGPRSYSLRFIRTGTYTYWCPIHAMVGMKGTVVVR; encoded by the coding sequence ATGGGGCAAGGGGGGCGTGTTCTCGCGGGGGTCGCCGTCGCGGCCCTCGTCCTCGTGGCAGGACCAAGGGTCGGAGCCCAGGCCCGTACCTGGACGGTGATCGTGGGAGGGATGACGCAGGACGGCAGCGTGTGGTCCAACGCCTTCCACCCGCGGGTGGTGGACATCACGGCGGGCGATACGGTGGAGTGGCGGTTTGAGGGCTTCCACAACGTGGCCTTCGCGGGCGGAGGGCAGCTCCCGCCTCTGGTCGTGACGGAGGGCAAGGCCGCATACATAAACCCGCAGGTGGCCTTCCCCGTGGGCCCGGCGGAGTACGACGGACAGGGCTACCGGAACTCCGGAGTCCCGCCGGAGGATCCGAAGGCATGGGCCGGCTACCGGTACCGCCTGCGCTTTACCAGACCCGGGACCTACGTCTACACGTGCATCGTGCACGGCCCGGCCATGTCCGGGGTCGTCCGGGTCCACCCGGAGGGAACCGTGCTCCCCCGGGATCCGGCCGCGGTGCTCCGCCAGGGTCGGCAGGAGCAGCGGGCCACCTTGCAGGCCGGGAGACAGGCGCTGAGCCGCCTGCGGACTGAGGTGCGCGGGAACGGGGAGGTTCGGGTGTCCTTGGTGGGCAACGCCCAGGGCGGTTACTCGTTGATGCGGTTCACCCGGGCACCCCTCGTGGTGCAGCGCGGGACCACCGTGACCTGGGAGATGCGGGACCCCTTCGAGATCCACGCGGTGACCTTCGTGGGAAGCGAGAAAGTGCCGCCGTTCGTGGTTCCGCAGCCGCAGGCCTCTGGCCCGCCCAAGCTCCTTCTCAACCCCAGGGTGGCCGCACCCACCCCACAGAAGGAGTACGCGGGAAGCGGCTACGTCAACTCCGGGATCCTGGTGCCCCTGGGCGCTCCGGGACCGCGCAGCTACAGCCTCCGGTTCATCCGGACCGGCACCTACACCTACTGGTGTCCCATCCACGCCATGGTGGGGATGAAGGGCACGGTGGTGGTCCGGTAA
- a CDS encoding LuxR C-terminal-related transcriptional regulator, with protein sequence MRRIRIPVPTTPLVGRKGEVMQVCTLLMESRVRLLTLTGPPGVGKTRLAVECAHGCAGAFRDGVGFVDLAPVSDASLAVPTVARVLGVRIPPGQPPVEYLGTALWKKRLLLVLDNFEHLVAAAWEVARLLEATGGLQVLVTSREPLRLRGEHRFHVAPLEVPDLRGLSRVDRLLRVPSVALLVDRVRAVDRAFRLDARNARAVAELCVRLDGLPLALELAAAAFASLPPQAVLERLDHRLSLLDRAARDLPERHRTLRAAIGWSYALLPPDLKRVFRQLGVFRGGFTLEAAAAVCGVPEEGMLEALAALLDKSLLDRDPAARHMRFRMLESIREFALEQLGLSGEAEAVEVRHAHFFLAFAEQVDAGLAGPVQAETLDQLEAEHDNLRAAIQAFLNRADTSSALALAAALGEFWALRGHWVEGRMWLRRVLDLGEGKSIPRARALRALALLAWVMDDLGVAEDQGRAALEGFTAAGDALGIASTSRILAHVALARGDYRRAASYLKEGLRRYRGTGHPWGVAISCSSLALVALAKGKPEKARSLLLEAMALYRQHGDPWGMAVCLQEMGQAAHQLGRYEEAHNLLEQGLGRFRDLQDKIRIAETLADLGAAARAMNRGRDAGRMYRDSLALRWVLGSRRGVAECLEGLATLATDPRATARWLGAAEGLRSQVGAPPPVPQRAVIEAASHRARAALGATGFEAERVKGSTLPLAEVIREALEERWNMRLSPRERQVVGWIAHGLTNRDIAAELGVSERTVDTHVLHILNKLGFRSRAQIAAWAVEQGIASSTDAAYDGGGAAGR encoded by the coding sequence TTGAGACGCATCCGGATCCCCGTGCCCACCACGCCCCTCGTGGGGCGCAAGGGAGAGGTCATGCAGGTCTGCACCCTCCTCATGGAGTCCAGGGTGCGGCTGCTGACCCTGACGGGGCCGCCCGGGGTGGGGAAGACCCGGCTCGCGGTGGAATGCGCCCACGGCTGCGCGGGAGCGTTCCGGGACGGCGTCGGCTTCGTGGACCTGGCCCCCGTTTCGGATGCCTCCTTGGCCGTGCCGACCGTCGCCCGGGTTTTGGGCGTGCGGATTCCCCCGGGGCAACCGCCCGTGGAGTACCTCGGCACGGCCCTGTGGAAGAAGCGCCTGCTGCTGGTGCTGGACAACTTCGAGCACCTGGTGGCGGCTGCCTGGGAAGTGGCGCGCCTGCTGGAAGCGACAGGAGGCCTGCAGGTGCTCGTCACCAGCCGGGAGCCCCTGCGGTTGCGGGGCGAACACCGGTTTCACGTGGCCCCCCTCGAGGTGCCCGACCTCCGCGGCCTCTCGAGGGTAGACCGCCTCCTCAGGGTCCCCTCCGTGGCCCTCCTCGTGGACCGCGTGAGGGCCGTAGACCGGGCTTTCCGGCTCGATGCCCGGAACGCCCGGGCGGTGGCCGAGCTGTGCGTGCGGTTGGACGGGCTTCCCCTGGCCCTGGAGCTCGCGGCCGCGGCGTTCGCCTCGCTCCCCCCTCAGGCCGTCCTGGAGCGCCTGGACCACCGGCTTTCGCTGCTCGACCGGGCGGCCCGGGATCTCCCGGAGCGCCACCGGACCCTGCGGGCCGCCATCGGGTGGAGCTACGCCCTGCTCCCGCCCGACCTGAAGCGGGTCTTCCGCCAGCTCGGAGTGTTCCGCGGCGGCTTCACCCTGGAGGCAGCGGCGGCGGTTTGCGGGGTGCCTGAGGAGGGGATGCTGGAAGCACTTGCCGCTCTCCTGGACAAGAGTCTATTGGATCGGGATCCCGCCGCACGGCACATGCGATTCCGCATGCTGGAGTCCATCCGGGAGTTCGCCCTGGAGCAGCTCGGGCTGAGCGGGGAGGCCGAAGCGGTGGAAGTCCGACACGCCCACTTCTTCCTCGCGTTCGCGGAACAGGTCGATGCAGGCCTTGCGGGTCCCGTGCAGGCCGAAACCCTGGACCAGCTGGAGGCCGAGCACGACAACTTGCGGGCGGCGATCCAGGCTTTCCTGAACCGCGCGGACACCTCCTCCGCCCTCGCCCTCGCGGCTGCCCTCGGGGAGTTCTGGGCCCTGCGCGGGCACTGGGTCGAGGGCCGGATGTGGCTCCGACGCGTCCTGGATCTGGGGGAGGGGAAATCGATTCCGCGGGCTCGGGCCCTGCGGGCCCTGGCGTTACTGGCCTGGGTGATGGACGACCTCGGGGTGGCCGAGGATCAGGGACGGGCGGCCCTGGAGGGGTTCACCGCGGCGGGGGATGCGCTTGGAATTGCCTCCACCTCGAGGATCCTCGCCCACGTGGCCCTGGCCCGGGGGGACTACCGCCGCGCGGCTTCCTACCTGAAGGAGGGACTGCGGCGCTACCGGGGGACGGGTCATCCCTGGGGCGTGGCGATCTCCTGCTCCAGCCTCGCGCTGGTGGCGCTCGCGAAGGGAAAGCCGGAAAAGGCCCGAAGCCTCCTCCTGGAGGCCATGGCCCTGTACCGGCAACACGGGGATCCATGGGGCATGGCGGTGTGCCTCCAGGAGATGGGCCAGGCCGCCCACCAGCTCGGCCGATACGAGGAAGCCCACAACCTCCTGGAGCAGGGCCTTGGGCGGTTCCGGGATCTGCAGGACAAGATCCGGATCGCAGAGACGCTGGCGGATCTCGGGGCGGCTGCTCGGGCCATGAACCGGGGGAGGGACGCCGGGCGGATGTACCGCGATAGCTTAGCCCTGCGCTGGGTCCTGGGATCCCGGAGGGGCGTTGCGGAGTGCCTGGAAGGACTTGCCACGCTCGCAACGGATCCCCGGGCCACGGCGCGGTGGCTGGGGGCGGCGGAGGGCCTGCGAAGCCAGGTGGGCGCCCCACCGCCGGTCCCCCAACGCGCAGTCATCGAGGCCGCCTCCCACCGGGCCCGTGCGGCCCTGGGTGCGACCGGATTTGAGGCGGAACGCGTCAAAGGAAGCACCCTTCCCCTCGCGGAGGTGATCCGGGAGGCCCTTGAGGAGAGGTGGAACATGCGCCTCTCCCCGCGGGAGCGACAGGTGGTGGGCTGGATCGCCCACGGGCTCACGAACCGCGACATCGCCGCAGAGCTCGGGGTCTCCGAGCGCACGGTCGATACCCACGTGCTGCACATTCTCAACAAACTGGGTTTCCGGTCCCGGGCCCAGATCGCCGCATGGGCCGTGGAGCAGGGGATCGCCTCCTCCACGGACGCCGCGTACGATGGGGGAGGGGCGGCCGGGAGGTAA
- a CDS encoding ubiquitin-like small modifier protein 1 has product MPIVYLPTPLRRLTNGQARVQVPPGTVEEVLHALDAQFPGLRAQICDEQGEVKAFINVFVNGTEIRALQGRKTLVGPEDEVSIIPAMAGGKR; this is encoded by the coding sequence ATGCCGATCGTCTACCTTCCCACGCCCCTGCGCCGGCTGACGAACGGCCAGGCCCGGGTCCAGGTGCCGCCCGGTACCGTGGAGGAGGTGCTCCATGCCCTAGACGCCCAGTTCCCCGGGCTGCGGGCCCAGATCTGCGACGAACAGGGCGAGGTGAAGGCCTTCATTAACGTGTTCGTGAACGGCACGGAGATCCGGGCGCTCCAGGGCCGCAAGACCCTCGTGGGCCCGGAGGATGAGGTGTCCATCATCCCCGCCATGGCGGGAGGCAAGCGGTGA
- a CDS encoding cysteine synthase, with the protein MAYRFVSAKPQIGEDLLNRIGNTPLLRLRRISQDLPPGVEIYIKAEWFNPGGSVKDRPVLRMIEEAERAGLLTPDKIILDSTSGNAGIAYAMIGAVKGYRVKLVMPANASEERKRRIRAYGAEIVFSDPLEGSDGAILLAREIYAQDPDRYYKPDQYNNPANWRAHYDTTGPEIIAQTEGRITHFVGTLGTTGTVTGVGRRLREFSPDVEVIAVEPDSPLHAIEGLKHIESSIRPGIYDPTVHHRKIGVSTEAAYEMARRLAREEALFVGPSTGAAMAAALQVARELEEAVMVVLAPDGGDRYLTTPLWRDL; encoded by the coding sequence ATGGCGTACCGGTTCGTCTCCGCGAAACCCCAGATCGGCGAGGACCTGCTGAACCGGATCGGAAACACGCCGTTGCTGCGCCTGCGCAGGATCTCCCAGGATCTGCCCCCGGGGGTGGAGATCTACATCAAGGCGGAGTGGTTCAACCCGGGGGGATCCGTGAAGGACCGGCCCGTGCTTCGGATGATCGAGGAGGCGGAGCGGGCGGGGCTTCTGACCCCCGACAAGATCATCCTGGATTCCACCAGCGGCAACGCGGGCATCGCCTACGCCATGATCGGGGCCGTGAAGGGCTACCGGGTGAAGCTCGTGATGCCCGCCAACGCCAGCGAGGAGCGCAAGCGCCGCATCCGGGCGTACGGGGCGGAGATCGTCTTCTCGGATCCCCTGGAGGGGTCCGACGGCGCCATCCTCCTGGCGCGGGAGATCTACGCCCAGGACCCCGACCGGTACTACAAGCCGGACCAGTACAACAACCCCGCCAACTGGCGCGCCCACTACGACACCACGGGCCCGGAGATCATCGCGCAGACGGAGGGACGCATCACCCACTTCGTGGGCACCCTGGGGACCACGGGCACCGTCACCGGGGTGGGCCGGCGGCTGCGGGAGTTCTCCCCGGACGTGGAGGTCATCGCGGTGGAGCCCGACAGCCCCCTCCACGCCATCGAGGGCCTCAAGCACATCGAGAGCTCGATCCGGCCCGGGATCTACGATCCCACGGTCCACCACCGGAAGATCGGGGTGAGCACAGAGGCCGCGTACGAGATGGCCCGGCGGCTGGCCCGGGAGGAGGCCCTGTTCGTGGGACCGTCCACAGGGGCGGCCATGGCCGCGGCCCTGCAGGTGGCCCGGGAACTGGAAGAGGCCGTGATGGTGGTCCTGGCCCCGGACGGGGGGGACCGGTACCTCACCACCCCGCTCTGGCGGGATCTGTGA
- a CDS encoding M67 family metallopeptidase produces MLRIRADHLEEMVAHARAEAPNECVGLLFGRDGRVERIWRGTNVHRSPFSYQMDPAELLRAFREMEAAGLELVGIYHSHPASPAYPSRTDVARAYYPEAAYVIISLQEDPPSVRAFRIQDGRVTEEDVRVE; encoded by the coding sequence ATGTTGAGGATCCGAGCCGATCACCTGGAGGAGATGGTGGCCCACGCCCGGGCGGAAGCCCCGAACGAGTGCGTGGGGCTGCTCTTCGGCCGGGACGGACGGGTGGAGCGGATCTGGCGGGGGACGAACGTGCATCGGAGTCCCTTTTCCTACCAGATGGACCCCGCGGAGCTGCTGCGGGCGTTCCGGGAGATGGAGGCCGCGGGCCTGGAGCTGGTGGGGATCTACCACTCCCATCCTGCGTCTCCCGCCTACCCCTCAAGGACGGATGTGGCCCGGGCGTACTATCCGGAGGCGGCATACGTCATCATCTCCCTCCAGGAGGACCCTCCTTCGGTGCGGGCGTTCCGGATCCAGGACGGCCGGGTCACGGAAGAGGACGTGAGGGTGGAATGA
- a CDS encoding Rrf2 family transcriptional regulator — MRVSTRAEYGIRALIDLAMFEALGPVQTHDIARRQGLPEPYLNQILSALRRAGLVVSKRGPGGGHLLSRPPEEIYLADVFLALEGTPSPWECVDTSDPNCAFALGCGLRPLWQRIKEATEHVLRTTTLADLLPRPLLPAQPDRGRLRPSTRV; from the coding sequence ATGAGGGTTTCCACACGGGCGGAGTACGGCATCCGGGCCCTCATCGACCTCGCCATGTTCGAGGCTCTGGGGCCGGTGCAGACCCACGACATCGCCCGCCGCCAGGGACTCCCGGAACCCTACCTCAACCAGATCCTCAGTGCCCTGCGGCGGGCGGGGCTCGTGGTGAGCAAGCGGGGGCCTGGCGGGGGACACCTGTTGAGCCGCCCGCCGGAGGAGATCTACCTGGCGGACGTCTTCCTTGCCCTGGAGGGCACTCCCTCGCCCTGGGAGTGCGTGGACACCTCCGATCCCAACTGCGCCTTCGCGCTCGGCTGTGGCCTGCGGCCCCTGTGGCAGCGGATCAAGGAGGCAACAGAGCACGTCCTCCGCACCACCACCCTCGCCGACCTCCTCCCGCGTCCCCTCCTCCCAGCCCAGCCGGATCGCGGCAGGCTCCGCCCCTCCACCCGCGTCTAG
- a CDS encoding sigma-70 family RNA polymerase sigma factor, whose protein sequence is MGKPLTKPEQESWTVHRDVGTSPPADTVARRKRFEEMVAQHLDALYAAALRLTRNRQDAEDLLQETLLKAWRSYHTFEEGTNARAWLFRILMNAHIDRYRKATREPELSDVEDVGEFYLYTKVQESEQLRGAGDPERLLERIMEHEVREALESLPEHFRRVVILADLQGFSYKEIADILGIPVGTVMSRLFRGRRLLQKKLWDYVRTHHRISAGPSASSEAGAAEG, encoded by the coding sequence ATGGGGAAGCCGTTGACGAAACCGGAGCAGGAGTCCTGGACGGTGCACCGGGATGTGGGAACATCCCCTCCCGCAGACACCGTCGCGCGCCGCAAGCGGTTCGAGGAGATGGTGGCCCAGCACCTGGACGCCCTCTACGCGGCGGCCCTCCGGCTCACCCGGAACCGTCAGGATGCGGAGGACTTGCTGCAGGAGACCCTGCTGAAGGCGTGGCGGTCCTACCACACCTTCGAGGAGGGCACCAACGCCCGGGCGTGGCTGTTCCGCATCCTGATGAACGCCCACATCGACCGGTACCGCAAGGCCACCCGGGAACCCGAGCTGAGCGACGTGGAGGACGTGGGCGAGTTCTACCTGTACACCAAGGTGCAGGAGTCCGAGCAGCTACGGGGGGCGGGAGACCCGGAGAGGCTGCTGGAGCGCATCATGGAGCACGAGGTGCGGGAGGCCCTGGAGAGCCTTCCCGAGCACTTCCGCCGCGTGGTGATCCTCGCGGACCTGCAGGGCTTCTCGTATAAAGAGATCGCGGACATCCTGGGGATCCCCGTGGGGACCGTCATGTCCCGCCTCTTCCGGGGCCGGAGGTTGCTGCAGAAGAAGCTGTGGGACTACGTGCGGACCCACCATCGGATCTCGGCGGGCCCATCCGCCTCATCAGAGGCCGGTGCGGCCGAGGGGTAG
- the rsrA gene encoding mycothiol system anti-sigma-R factor, with product MGASVLDCREFAQRLWTFLDGELDDGACQELRAHLERCPECWAHYRFEGVLRDFVRRCCQEPAPEIVRRRVIRFIARLTAREG from the coding sequence GTGGGGGCGAGCGTCTTGGACTGCCGGGAGTTCGCACAACGGCTCTGGACGTTCCTGGACGGGGAGCTCGATGACGGCGCCTGCCAGGAGCTCCGGGCGCACCTGGAGCGGTGCCCGGAGTGCTGGGCGCACTACCGGTTCGAGGGGGTCCTCCGCGACTTCGTCCGCCGGTGCTGCCAGGAGCCCGCTCCGGAGATCGTCCGCCGCCGCGTGATCCGATTCATCGCCCGGCTCACCGCCCGCGAAGGGTAG
- a CDS encoding Ppx/GppA phosphatase family protein, whose amino-acid sequence MRRAAIDIGTNSVRLLVADVEDGRVTPLLQRMEITRLGEGLAHSPVLAPQAIGRTVRAVREFAERAGALGAESLVVFGTSALREARNRATLERDLKPLRVRVLTGEQEAELSFFGALAGLPELQGRILVLDIGGGSTELTLGTRERIESRVSLPLGAVRMTERFIRSDPAAEVELEALSRTAASTLGPYRRIFSRPDVAVGVGGTATTLVAVDQALEPYDPARVHGTRLTQQKVSSMARGLCAMPLALRRRLPGLQPQRADIICAGAVLLATLLRELEIPELVVSESDLLWGALLRLR is encoded by the coding sequence GTGCGGCGGGCCGCCATCGACATCGGCACCAACTCCGTCCGCCTGCTGGTGGCGGACGTGGAGGACGGCCGCGTGACCCCGCTGCTGCAGCGCATGGAGATCACCCGTCTGGGAGAAGGCCTCGCCCACAGCCCCGTGCTGGCCCCTCAGGCCATCGGCCGCACCGTCCGGGCGGTCCGGGAGTTCGCGGAACGGGCGGGCGCGCTGGGCGCGGAATCCCTGGTGGTGTTCGGCACCAGCGCCCTCCGGGAGGCCCGCAACCGCGCCACCCTGGAGCGGGACCTCAAACCCCTGCGGGTCCGGGTCCTCACGGGGGAGCAGGAGGCGGAGCTCTCCTTCTTCGGGGCCCTGGCGGGGCTTCCGGAGCTGCAGGGCCGCATCCTGGTCCTGGACATCGGCGGGGGGAGCACGGAGCTCACCCTGGGAACCCGGGAGCGGATCGAGTCCCGGGTAAGCCTGCCCCTCGGGGCCGTCCGAATGACGGAGCGGTTCATCCGCAGCGACCCCGCGGCGGAGGTGGAGCTGGAAGCTTTGAGCCGTACCGCCGCCAGCACCCTGGGCCCATACCGCCGGATCTTCTCCCGCCCGGACGTGGCCGTGGGCGTGGGCGGGACCGCCACCACCCTCGTGGCCGTAGACCAGGCGCTGGAGCCCTACGATCCCGCACGGGTGCACGGGACCCGGCTCACGCAGCAGAAGGTGAGCTCCATGGCGCGGGGCCTCTGCGCCATGCCCCTCGCCCTGCGCCGTCGGCTTCCCGGCCTGCAGCCACAGCGGGCGGACATCATCTGCGCGGGTGCGGTCCTCCTGGCCACCCTGCTGCGGGAGCTGGAGATTCCGGAGCTCGTGGTGAGCGAGAGCGACCTCCTGTGGGGAGCCCTCCTCCGGCTGCGGTAG
- a CDS encoding efflux RND transporter periplasmic adaptor subunit, with protein sequence MRHRIALLVLLVAAATAGLLWSAGVGFRPTAQEVDAVRVRRGTLEVTLPAEGFFESPTVDLSFELPGRVRRVLVREGQPVEADDLLALLEDAELRAAAEQATAAARSALYEAERAREAVRAAEAELHRAMAAGRAARRELERAEGAVAVARAQLRQALAAYRAARANLAQLRAGPRPEELRQVESAVEAAEVGLEEARRHLEVQERLHREGAVAEVQVEAARTQYETARARLRQVQAQRDLLRAGPRREAIVAAEEQVAQAEAALEAARAVLRQAEAARRAAVENVAQAKAAERVGRANVAQARSALGAARSRAEQALAAAQAARARLEKSRLRAPFAGTVVRVLLNPGAAVSPGVPVLRLAAREGWVTAEVDEAEIGQIHLGQSVRIRADAYPGRFYRGRVTWIAPSVETRLQDRIVRVRVALASPVRMRVGTAVDVEFVVDRIPRVLLVPAEAVVEAADGSAHVYVVEGGVLRRRPVVRGRRNEVQVAVLQGLREGELVALADPQLLRDGLRVRIRGIP encoded by the coding sequence ATGAGGCATCGGATCGCCCTCCTCGTCCTTCTGGTGGCCGCGGCCACCGCAGGGCTTCTGTGGTCTGCGGGGGTGGGATTCCGCCCAACCGCCCAGGAGGTGGATGCGGTGCGGGTGCGGCGCGGGACCCTGGAAGTGACCCTCCCCGCGGAGGGCTTCTTCGAGTCCCCCACCGTGGATCTCTCCTTCGAACTTCCGGGGCGCGTGCGCCGGGTGCTCGTCAGGGAGGGGCAACCCGTAGAGGCGGACGACCTCCTGGCCCTCCTGGAGGACGCGGAGCTGCGTGCGGCCGCGGAGCAGGCCACGGCCGCGGCCCGATCCGCCCTCTACGAGGCCGAACGGGCCCGGGAAGCCGTCCGCGCCGCGGAGGCCGAGCTGCACAGGGCCATGGCCGCGGGAAGGGCCGCCCGCCGGGAATTAGAGCGGGCCGAGGGGGCGGTGGCCGTTGCCCGGGCTCAGCTGCGGCAGGCTCTCGCCGCCTACCGGGCCGCCCGGGCCAACCTGGCCCAACTTCGGGCCGGACCTCGACCGGAGGAGCTGCGCCAGGTGGAATCTGCGGTTGAGGCGGCTGAGGTCGGGCTGGAGGAAGCCCGACGGCACCTGGAGGTCCAGGAGCGCCTGCACCGGGAGGGCGCGGTGGCGGAGGTCCAGGTGGAAGCTGCCCGCACCCAGTACGAGACGGCCCGCGCCCGCCTCCGGCAGGTCCAGGCCCAACGGGACCTCCTCCGGGCCGGACCCCGCCGGGAGGCGATCGTGGCCGCGGAGGAGCAGGTGGCTCAGGCGGAGGCCGCGCTCGAAGCCGCCCGAGCGGTCCTCCGGCAGGCGGAGGCGGCCCGGAGGGCGGCCGTGGAGAACGTGGCGCAGGCGAAGGCGGCAGAGCGGGTCGGTCGCGCCAACGTGGCGCAGGCACGCTCGGCCCTGGGAGCCGCCCGCTCCCGGGCAGAGCAAGCCCTCGCCGCGGCCCAGGCGGCCCGGGCACGGCTGGAGAAGTCCCGCCTGCGGGCGCCCTTCGCGGGCACCGTGGTCCGGGTGCTCCTAAACCCGGGAGCCGCGGTAAGCCCGGGGGTCCCCGTGCTCCGCCTCGCGGCGCGGGAGGGGTGGGTCACCGCGGAGGTGGACGAGGCGGAGATCGGTCAGATCCACCTCGGGCAATCCGTGCGGATCCGCGCGGACGCGTACCCTGGGCGGTTCTACCGGGGGCGGGTGACCTGGATCGCGCCCTCCGTGGAGACGCGGCTGCAGGACCGGATCGTGCGCGTGCGGGTGGCGTTGGCCTCTCCGGTACGGATGCGGGTGGGCACCGCGGTGGACGTGGAGTTCGTGGTGGACCGGATCCCCCGAGTCCTCCTGGTCCCCGCGGAGGCGGTGGTGGAGGCCGCGGACGGCAGCGCGCACGTCTACGTGGTGGAGGGCGGGGTGCTGCGCAGGAGGCCCGTGGTCCGGGGACGGCGCAACGAGGTCCAGGTAGCCGTCCTCCAGGGGCTCCGGGAGGGGGAACTGGTGGCCCTGGCGGATCCCCAGCTGCTCCGGGACGGGCTCCGGGTCCGCATCCGCGGGATCCCATGA
- a CDS encoding ABC transporter ATP-binding protein, which yields MTPVVSLREVHKVYRTGKVEVHALRGISLDIFPGEFVAIMGRSGSGKSTLMHLMGCLDRPTSGRVFLEGLDVGRLSDDALADIRNQRVGFVFQTFNLLPRLSALRNVEIPMVYAGVPRSERRRRALEALERVGLADRIHHTPQELSGGEQQRVAIARAVVNRPSLVLADEPTGNLDTRSGEEILALFQSLNASGVTVVLVTHEPDVARHARRMVVLQDGQIVRDEPLPHSARPAPR from the coding sequence ATGACGCCCGTGGTCTCCTTACGCGAGGTGCACAAGGTGTACCGAACAGGGAAGGTGGAGGTCCACGCCCTCCGCGGCATCAGCCTCGACATCTTTCCGGGAGAGTTCGTGGCCATCATGGGCCGCTCCGGGTCGGGGAAATCCACCCTCATGCACCTCATGGGGTGCCTGGACCGGCCCACCTCCGGCCGCGTGTTCCTGGAGGGCCTGGACGTCGGCAGGCTTTCCGACGATGCCCTCGCCGACATCCGGAACCAGCGGGTGGGGTTCGTGTTCCAGACCTTCAACCTCCTGCCCCGGCTGTCCGCGCTGCGAAACGTGGAGATTCCCATGGTGTACGCGGGCGTCCCCCGGTCGGAGCGCCGCCGCCGCGCCCTGGAAGCGCTGGAGCGGGTGGGTCTAGCGGACCGGATCCACCACACGCCTCAAGAGCTCTCGGGCGGGGAGCAGCAGCGGGTGGCCATCGCCCGGGCCGTGGTGAACCGTCCGAGCCTGGTGCTGGCGGACGAGCCCACCGGTAACCTCGACACCCGCTCCGGGGAGGAGATCCTCGCCCTGTTCCAGTCCTTGAACGCGTCCGGAGTCACCGTCGTGCTCGTCACCCACGAGCCGGACGTGGCCCGGCACGCCCGGCGGATGGTGGTGTTGCAGGACGGGCAGATCGTGCGGGACGAGCCCTTGCCCCATTCCGCGCGGCCGGCCCCGAGGTGA